The Erythrolamprus reginae isolate rEryReg1 unplaced genomic scaffold, rEryReg1.hap1 scaffold_405, whole genome shotgun sequence genome contains a region encoding:
- the LOC139156194 gene encoding LOW QUALITY PROTEIN: endoplasmic reticulum membrane sensor NFE2L1-like (The sequence of the model RefSeq protein was modified relative to this genomic sequence to represent the inferred CDS: inserted 1 base in 1 codon): MEVNSTTAVETLYNNPNGDILTTNYSLVPSTPINQNVSLHQASLAGCTQDFPSLFSSEIESPSMAGGSALLQLVPDNSTGFNSTFGCTNLSGIFFPPXLNCSSNETSGPELPDPLGGLLDEAMLDEISLMDLAIEEGFNSVQASRLEEEFDSDSGLSLDSSHSPASLSSSEASSSSSASSSFSEEGAVGYNSDSENVDFEDAEGAVGYQPEYSKFCRMSYQNPPQLQYLPYLEHVGHNHTYNMAPRTLDIDESKPVNVGKKSSKEKQADFLDKQMSRDEHRARAMKIPFPNEKIINLPVEEFNELLSKYQLSEAQLSLIRDIRRRGKNKMAAQNCRKRKLDTIINLERDVDDLQRDKSKLLREKVEFLRSIRQMKQKMQTLYQEVFGRLRDENGQPYSPNQYALQHASNGSVILIPRSLADQQGRRQERKQKDRRK, from the exons ATGGAGGTAAATAGCACCACAGCTGTAGAAACTCTGTACAACAACCCAAATGGAGATATTTTGACAACCAATTACAGCCTTGTTCCATCTACCCCTATTAACCAGAATGTCAGCCTGCATCAGGCATCCCTAGCTGGCTGCACACAAGATTTTCCTTCCCTGTTCAGCTCTGAAATTGAAAGTCCCTCAATGGCTGGAGGCTCAGCTTTGCTGCAGCTGGTTCCTGATAACTCCACTGGCTTCAACAGTACATTTGGCTGTACCAACCTAAGCGgaatttttttccctc agcTAAACTGCTCTTCGAATGAAACATCTGGGCCTGAACTCCCAGACCCTCTTGGAGGGCTTCTAGATGAAGCCATGTTGGATGAGATTAGTTTAATGGATTTGGCTATTGAAGAAGGCTTCAACTCAGTGCAGGCCTCCCGCTTGGAAGAGGAATTTGATTCAGACTCAGGGCTCTCTCTGGACTCAAGTCACAGCCCTGCTTCTCTCAGCAGCTCAGAAGCATCATCATCCTCTTcggcctcttcctccttttctgagGAGGGAGCTGTGGGCTACAATTCTGATAGTGAAAATGTAGACTTTGAAGATGCAGAAGGAGCTGTTGGGTATCAGCCAGAATATAGCAAGTTTTGTCGGATGAGCTACCAGAATCCTCCCCAGTTGCAGTACCTGCCTTATCTTGAGCATGTGGGTCACAATCACACATATAACATGGCCCCCAGGACCTTAGACATCGATGAGTCCAAGCCAGTTAATGTGGGAAAAAAGAGCTCCAAAGAAAAGCAAGCAGATTTTCTAGATAAGCAGATGAGTAGAGATGAACATAGAGCCAGAGccatgaagattccttttcccaatgAAAAGATCATCAATTTGCCAGTAGAAGAATTCAACGAACTCCTGTCCAAGTATCAGTTGAGTGAAGCACAGCTTAGTCTAATCCGTGACATTCGCAGAAGGGGTAAGAATAAGATGGCAGCCCAGAATTGTCGTAAAAGAAAACTGGACACTATCATCAATCTGGAGCGGGATGTAGATGATTTGCAGAGAGACAAATCAAAGCTCCTCAGGGAGAAGGTGGAATTCCTCAGGTCCATCCGTCAAATGAAGCAAAAGATGCAGACCCTCTACCAGGAGGTGTTTGGCCGTCTGCGTGATGAGAATGGCCAGCCCTATTCCCCAAATCAATATGCTCTACAGCATGCCAGTAATGGCAGTGTTATTCTAATACCACGTTCCTTGGCAGACCAGCAGGGACGGCGTCAAGAGAGGAAGCAGAAAGACAGGAGGAAGTGA